In Mus pahari chromosome 12, PAHARI_EIJ_v1.1, whole genome shotgun sequence, the genomic window ggtggggtgggggcgggggtgttCAGCAATTAACAAACTTGGTAGACCCTACTTTTTGCCTTTATGCGATACTGAAACTGTATGTTCTCACATTTAAGTATTTCAAGGATAGGACTGAAGAAAGCCAGTACAGTGATAGGCTAAAACATTCTAAACATGTGCTAATTATCCTTCCGACAAAAGGGCGTAGGGGAAGAGACTAcgcatttcttttcctttatgtaCACCATCAAAAATTACGGGGGTAGGAGGAACGAAAAGATAGCTATAACCTGAGTTTCATTTCGCGACAAATTACAGGAAGATCACACCTTCCTACCACGCCAACTAAATATCTGACATAGACTCGGCTGATAGCAGCCTAAGAAAAGATACGGGAAAGAAAAGCGAATCAAGCCCTAATTTCAAGCGTTGGCTGCTTTGAGCCAGATTCCCCTATGCCCCCCTGCATCGCCTCGACTTATGCCATCGCAGGGTTTATAAACGGTATGGCTGAAAATACAGCAAAGAGTGAGCTGGGGTCTTCCACCTCCGCAGCGAAAAACGAGAGCATCAACCCTCACTACGTGTAACCGAGAGGCCGGCGACCTCGGGAAGCCGGCATGCGGCCAGTGCCCgaagcggcggcggcggcggctcggCGCTCGCGCGGGGGCCTGAGTGCGCAGCGGGCCCTGAGGTCTCTGCTGTTTGGGCTCCCGGGCCAAGCTCcgtctcccacctcctcccttctcccGGCCCGGTGGACACCGGCGGCCTCTCGGATTAGGCAACGCGGACCTCGATCTCCCCCGCGGGCCACACCGGGCGTGCCCGGCACTCATCAGGGCCCAGCCCCTGGCCGGGCGAGCGCCAGCTCCGCCCGCCCCTGCGATGCCGTGAAGCCCACCCCTACCCTGGGAAACCCAAAGAAAGGCCGCAGTAGCCCCCGAAGCCCGCGACGCTGGGGTTGTGTTCACCTCCGGCGGCTCCGGCTCGCTGCGGCTTCTCCGGCTTCTCCTCTCCCGCCTTCCCGTCCGCCATCTTCCCCGCCGCGGCCTCCCCCTGCAGCCCGGGCAAGAACGTCACGGCCCCGCCCAGCAACCACAAAGCTTCGGGCGGGCCAGCGAGGCGGCAGCCTAGAGAGGGCCTGGCACCGGAGACGGCAGCGGAGGTGACGTCCTGGGCGGGACCGCGGTGTGAGGTGAGGGCACTGGAGGGCTGGGCCGTGGGATGGCGGGTCCCGGTTAGTACGGACTTACGGATCGTGGAACGGTGGGTGCAATCCTAGGTTTTTCCGCGTTCAGCGGTGGTCGCGGCTGGCCCTTCACTTTATGGGGTAGGGCTGTGTTCTTACGGAGAAAGTTCAGCAGTTACCGGACGCCGTCTTAGTGATGACACCGTTTACTCTCCAGTGCAGTCCGGTGTGCAATTATCGTTTTCGTTTGTGTAATGACACCGAAAAGCGACTTATGGAAGATCACGTCCTAGAGCCTGACGGAAATTGGGGCGGAAAAAATTTCCGCGGCTTTTGCATTCGTGAAGAATTCTGCGTGAGAGTtatagcaagcaagcaaacattaAAAGCAGAAATAGATATACGTGGCGGGCGAGGGCGCTTCCTGCTTTCAGAGGACGGAAGCTCCAGGTCCCAATTGGGTGGTCTACAGcggcttgtaactccagttccaggaaatccgaCTACCTATTGAAGTCTATAAGAGTTCACACTCACTTGCATATATTCAAACACccgttaaaaataaacaaacagccgggcctggtggcgcaggcctttaatcccagcattcgggaggcagaggcaggcggatttctgagttcaaggccagcctggtctaccaagtgagttccaggacagccagggctatacagagaaaccctgtctcgaaaaaccaaaaataaaaaaaaaaataaacaaaaatccccGCTACACTCTGAAGGGCAGGAGCTGTCTTACGGAGAAGAGTAGTTTGGTTTACCGCAGTTTGGAGATGTCGGCTTTGTATCTACCCTATTCCACTCACCCCTACTCTAATAACGTTTAAAATATGCCCCAGCCCAGCTTCAACATTCGGAATTTCTTTGAATAAGAGGTTATTCACTTCTTGGTGTCAAGGGGTTTTCTTTACTCCTATAACTGTACTGGTTAAATCGCCCTATTCTTTTAAGGTAAAAGTATCCTACTGTAAGAGTTTTCTCAAAAAAGCTTGTGCCAGCCTTGTCTCTTAACCTACATGGGCACAATTGAGTAGAACAAGAGTTGTCTTGTAGCGTTCCCTGCCACTTTGCTAGCACCAGCCCTTGTCTTTTACTCAACAGTAACCACTGCAGGCTGCTTCTCTTTCAGGTTGGAAACTCCTGTCAAGTCCTGCCTCTCCTAGAAACCGTTAGTACATTCATTTAGTGTCAATGAAATCCATGCATCAAGTAAGCTACAGCCtcatctgtttcttcttttcctctataCTTACTCAGCCCTCTGCTCAAATTTGGTCAATTCCTAGCCTTGCAATAGACACTCAGTTTTAGAGAATATAGTTTATTCTGTCCTCCAAGCAACACTGAGTGTTGCTGTCCACAGACCTGCTTTTATTTCTCCATAAAACATCAGTGGACTGTGGGTATACCTCAATTGGCTAAGTGCTTGCCGCGTGCAATAACCACAGTGGGTTTCATCTCCAACACTGCATAATGAAGTGGTGGCACGTGCTTGAGAAGTGGAAGTAGggtcagcctggggtacatgagaccctgtatccAAATAAATGCTAGTACCTCTTCAACAGGTGATCAcgatcatccttagctacacagcaTTTCAgtaccagcctgagctacatgagggCCTACCCTGACCCCGAAACTAAAACAACAGAACAGAGAAATGTGGATGATGGTAACAGTTGCTATATTGAATCATCTGGTTAGCTCAAGATCAGAGTTTGGATCCCTGGTATTCACATAAAGCTGGGGTGCCTGTCATCCTAGTGccagagaggctgagacaggaggtcccctggggtttgctggccagccagtccagccaaGTCAGCCACCTCCAGGTTGCAGATCTCaaaggcagcttggtctacatagtggaaACACAGCTCAAGATAACTAAGACAGTccgacacatacatgcatacccacatgtacacgcacatcagcatatatgtacaaaaaaatttaaactaaaaagCAGCCACTTTTCATAGCACCTTGTACTGGTGATTACCTACACAAAAGCTGTTCAGTATTTGTGAATGAGTAACTCAAGCTTCAAGTAGAGGTGGGGAGTACTTACCCATTCTCAGTTCACTATTTAGCACACAATTGTATGTAAGTGACCGGGAACTATCATATAGTAGTATTTAACTCCTGTTTGGTTCACCATTTCTCCTATATGGCTGTAGAGGATATTATTTAAGATTCTCACACTTCTTGTGCcattaataccagcacttgggaggcagagacatgtggatgTCAGTGAGCTCAAAGCCAAAGATATACCACAGACCCTTTCTCAGGGAGGGGATATTATATATCACTCTAGATTGCTGTTTTCTCATATAAACTTGGCTGGCCTCCAATGTGCTGTTAAGCTGAGACCTTGATTCCTAGCCAAGaccccaaaacccaaaccatGTGGCTGGGACCAGAAACATAGCTGGGCCATCAGAATCCAGGTTCGGTTCCCATAAACCATGTTGGACATCTTACAGTTTACCTGTAACTATAGCAAGGGATACAATGTTTCCTTCTGGTTTCatgggtacacacatacacaatacattcacacaaacaaatacacattaaagtaaataaaaatagggctggaaagatggctcagcagttaagaacattgactgctcttccagagttcaattcccagaaaccacatggtgattcacaaccatctgtaatagacaTCCAATGTCgccttgtgtgtctgaagacagtgacagtatacccacatacatgaaataaatcttaaaaaaaaaaaaaaaaaagtaaatacagtAAAAGTGTAACTGTTTTaggagggtttctattgctgtgaagtgacaccatgaccacagcaactcttataaaggaaaacatttaattggggctggctgacagtttcTAAGGGTTAGTCTATTATtgtcacggcaggaagcatgttggcatgcaggcagacactgtgCTGGGGAAGGGGCTGAGAGTTTTCCATCTGGATCCACAAATGGACTGCCACGTTTGTGTGGCTTGAgatctgaaacttcaaagccaacTTCCTAGTAGTGATGCACATCCTCTTAACTGAAGCTGTAACtatgccaacaaggccatacctaacAGTGCCAATCCCCAATAAAAATGGgcatcatttttattcaaataactTCTAAGACATACTTAAAAACCATGTGGCTGGAGAAGCAGTATTTCCTAGAAATGTTATCCATACATTAGGTACTATTTATTAACCAGGTATTAATTTCAGCCtttgcattcatgtgtgtatatgcctgcaTGAGCTGTGTTTACATTTCATACaggtgcccttagaggccagaatgtgtcagatccactggaactggagttacaggtggttgcaagccacccaaagtggtgctgggaactgaatttaagTTCTCTACAAGagtccactggaaaaaaaaaaaaaaaaagagtccactGAGACATCATCCTGGTCCAGTCACATTTTTTTGTCCTAAAAATTGGTTTTATTTACCTCCAAACTCAATTTTCACAGTATTAGGAAATCGCCTAACATGCTAGGGAAAGCCAGTTTTTGACAACCAAGATTGTGTAATGCAATATACCTTAACTTAGTGCCTGAAACATGACCAGTGCTGTATACAGGCTTTAATTTCATAATTACAACGTCAAATTTAAAAagcttgctgggcgtggtggcgcacgcctttaatcccagcgctcaggaggcagaggcaggaggatttctgagttcaaggccagcctggtctacaaagtgagttccagggcagccagggctatacagagaaaccctgtctctaaccctccctcgaaaaaccaaaaaaaataaaaaaataaaaaaaaattaaaaaaaaagatttaaaaagcttTAATCTATTTCCTCATGAAAGAACAGTTTCTAACATGGATAAAGAGTATGTATAATGGAGCCAGTCATGGTGatacaggtctgtaatcccatcATTTGGGAAGTGGAAGTTGAGAATTAGGGTTGAACCTGGCATAGGCTACTGGAGATGCGccttccctcccccaaaacagaactcaccaaaaaacaaaacaaacaaaaaaaaacaccccaaatcAACCCTCAAACCAAAAAGGACAATAAAGTCTGATATTCAaagaatagattaaaaacaaatactattaACTTTTATTGTGTTCAATTCTAGATTAATCTATAAACCTGATTGTTTttacaacaaataaaacatactttcagagccgggcgtggtggcgcacacctttaatcccagcactcgggaggcagaggcaggcggatttctgagttcNNNNNNNNNNNNNNNNNNNNNNNNNNNNNNNNNNNNNNNNNNNNNNNNNNgggctatacagagaaaccttgtctcaaaaaaaaccaaaaccaaaaccaaacaaacaaaaaaacatactttCAAAGTTTTGCTGATACATAGCCTAGTCTGGCCTCGttgcaggacagacaaggctacatggaaatcctgtctcaaaaaaagcacaCAACAAAAAATAGGTAAACCCCTGTTAGTGTAGAAAGACGGCCTTTAAGAGAGAAGTCCATTTAGGATAACCACACTCTTCTAACTGTGCTTTCAGCTGTGTCCTTCTTTCACCATACTTTCTCACTTAGGTCACCTTTTCCACGTGCGTGCATTTAAGGAGCCTTTTTGAAATGAATTTAAAGTCtttgtcttcttcagtttcctaACAAGTTCCCGAGATTGCCCAGAAACCTCTAAATAACCGGTATGCTTTCTCCTGGGAACAAACTTGAGAGCCTCTTCCCAGTTACCAGTGTTTTTCAGGCAGAGCAAAATTCGGATCATTTGATCTAAGGTGAGATTTTTGTTACCAATTTCCCATTGTAAATATTTATCTAGTGGAAGGCATTCTGTTGCTAGGTTTAACCGTTTAGCCTTGGCTAAGGATGTCCCTGTCTGTGCATTTTTATCAACAAATGATccaataatataaattttatcatGCTTGAAGGTAGTCATAACATTGGGAGAATCTGcagttaaatatataatattgtcCTTTGGAAATAAATCAACAGgagacttttctgttgctgttaagAGCAATTTGTCCCATTTTTCTCTATAACGTTTAACTAATTCTCTATGATAAGCACTATCTATTTTAAGATTGCAGAAATAAATGTGGAAAGGATCAACATTTCTTCTGTTCCATCCTTCGCTTTCTAAAAGTTGAGAAACAGTGTTCTGCAGTTCACTTGGTTTCATGTAATCATCATAGGCCATGTCAAAAACCAAAGGCTGTCCAAACTGCATAGCCTGAGCACCCTTCCAGCCTAGTGCAATGTTGATCTGTCGATCCCAGAGTCGAAGAAACATGAAGTCTTGTTGTTCTTCTGTGGTAGTCTCTAGCAACCTGGCCCTTTTTGcttcttccctggcctctgctttaatttccttctttatctgCTTAGctttttttgccttttccttaCCATACAAATACCTTAAGTATTTCCTTTTGGCTGATTTAGAAGCACATTCCATAAGGGTTTTGAGTTGTTCTTCAGTAATATGTTCTGGTACTTCTTTGCCAAGCAATCTCCACATCTCAATTAGTTCTCTGGTTGCAGCTAGGGAATCGTCATCTTTGTCGGAGACCTCTGAAACACCATCTTCTTGAATGCTAGACTTCATTGTAGCTTTCCATGCATCCAGTTCTAGCTGCTCAGGATGGGATGCACTGTCCTTATGACAGGACAAAGAAGGTACTTTGGAAGACATATATCTCTGCAGGACTCCTGAATATAAATGACTTCTCTTCCTATGAAAGGTATATGGCACCAGACATCTGGCAAAAGGTCTTAAAAAACGGACAGTCACACTCATTTTGAAGTAATGTGAAGAACcctgtaaaagaagaaaaataaaattaagttgaaGATTTTAACTTGACTAGGAAACTGGTCCCCCCTCCCCCGGCAGACTGGATAGGAGATCTATTAGTGAATATGATTGGTGGGGTATAGGCCTCAGCACAGCGGAAGCCCTTATGAAAACTGGGTCTGCCACCACATTTGGGGATATTCTGATCCTACACCCACCAGGGACAGGCCAATTCTCAGCTACCATGGCTTTAAATGTATCTGCATTAAACTTGGTGAAGCCCCATTTCTCTAAGCTGAAGATTTTCTGGCTCTCAGGAAAGCTGAAGTTGGCCTCAGTCAGTCACACACTCCTTACTCTGCAGACTGGTGTGGACAGACTGACCAATGTGCCACTGGTCACCGTGCCCCCAAACACCTGTATAGAGCCTAGGTTGAAATAGCATCTGAAGACTGTCTCCAAGGTCCCTTTGGGCAACCTGCACATTGAGCAGGCTGCATACACTACCAAGGAAGATGCTGTTCGCAACCATTGCACACCAGACTCCTATGAGGAAAGGAACCTGGTCGGCTTAATTGGCTGCAGAAGGCAACTGATTTCTGAAGTTCAGTGGAAAACCTTTGCAAACCTCTAATTCAACTGCTAAGCTTGTGATCACTTACtggtcattttttgtttgttttgtttgctttttttttccccctcgagacagggtttctctgtatagccctggctgtccttgaactcagaaatccgcctgcctgtctcgagtgctgggattaaaggcgtgagccaccacacccagctaggaaATTCTTGAAGAATCCCACCCATGTTTAGCTTCTCTTCTGACTCTATTTACCTGTCCATGCATGTCCTCTGCTCCATGCAAATGCCCGGATGCACTCCTTCCCACAGCAGGATAGTCATAACTATGTGTTCTGTTCAGATCCAAGTTCACTCATGTGGTTTAGCGAGTTTTTGCAGCATCACCctttgcttgcctgcctgttcAGCTGCACATCTTCTTTCCCCACTTTAGAGCAAACAGTCCTATTAGTTTTTCATAGCACCCTGTGCCTATGATAATACCTGTTTGCCCCACTAGAAGCTAAAGGCTATATTCCATTAGGATAAGGGCTGTGCCTATCCAGTTAAAcgtggccagcttggtctacatattgagttccatgacagccagggatactgtcagaaccagtctcaaaaagcaaaaccattcaaaaaccaccaaaaaataaaaactgatatcAGACTTTGAGAAATATTATTTAACTTAGAATCCTCAGGCCCTGAGTTTGACAAAGTTATCATCTTGGGTCAGGCTTATTGTAGGCCTTCCAGCCCATGAGAccctacctaaaaaaaaaaaattacaaaaacaatatAGTTGATTTTTGCCTTTGTAACTAGTAGAAAGGAATTTCACAACACCCTAGAAATTAAAGTACACATTCTCCACTTTTTAGCGCAGGCTGGCAAATTCCAGAcaaatctcctgcctctgcctcccgaggccTAGAATTACAGTCCTGCCCCACCACACTCACTGTAACAACCAAAATGTTAAAAAGATCTTGTCGTaaagttgtgtttgtgtgtgtgtgaagggggtaATTATGTGCGCGGGCACGCGATGCCCGGAGTGACCAAAAGCATGGGGAGCACCTAGACAGACAGGCCGGCTGCGCCATCTCCGCAGCCCCCGACGACTTACACTTTAGAGCGCAACGCTGCAGACGATCTGCGTGAACGCGGCTTCCGCTTCGGGTAGCGCCGTGCCTAACGACTCCTCTCGCCTGCGGTTCTGAGGCCACGTTCCACGCCCCGCATCCTGGAAAGCCAGCGGGTCCACCCAGCACCCCAGCACCGAAGAGAAAAGCCCGCGGGTACCCAGAGTGCGGCCGGCGGCGGGGCAGCAGGACTCGCGAGCGGATCCGCGTGCACACCGCGGCCTTCCGGGGCGGCCGCCGGAAGTCCGGCACCCCCGGATGTCCCGCCCCTCTGCACGTCCTCTGACGTTTAGCTCGGCGGGCAgtttgtctccccacccccaccgcgcCTAAAGTCGACCTTGCTGTCTGGCTGCCCGTGAGTCCCCGGGAAAATGACGTTTTGAGTCGATTTGGGGGCTCGTCACCGATGCCCTGCCACATCATTTATTGCTTGGCGGTTAGAACCCGAATCCTTACAGGCTCTCAACTTGGTTACTCTCGTTACGCGCATGTTAGAACAAAACCATATGACGCAAGTCTTCAGGTtctattttagaatttaattccAGGCGGGCCAGTGGCcagagcctttaatcccagcgtttgggaagcagaggcggcGGGTCTCTGCGAGTTCGAGGCCATcgtggtctacagagcgagttctaggacagccaaggctactcagagaaaccctgtctcgaaaatccaagaaagtgaaaagtaaataaaatttaattctatATCTGTGCTATTGCTAGTACCGACTACAGTGTGCACATATCATGCCACTTTACGTGGAGAACAGAAGACAACCCCCGGGTATTGGTCCTCAGAGACAAATAGATCTCTAAATGCTAAATTATCAGTTTCATAATGTCATTGTCTTTCTGCTATTATGAAAGACAGGTAAAGACTTCAAAGTAATTGTGAATAATGTACAGTAGTGACAGACCAGATATTTGACAGGACAAAGGCTtatgctataatcccagcagctATAGAGAGTAGGAAGAATACAAATATGGAGGAAAAACTAATACAACCTGCCCAGGTTACCAActtttatatacaataaatgtCCAGAAAATTATCCTGGCATGAGGTAGACATGAAGAAGCCATATTTCTTTCTCCTGTGACAGCCCAGGCTGCAAACTCATACTTTCTGTCATAACTGGTGCCAAATGGCCAGGACAGATTAATAACTGATGGCTTTACTGTTTAAAAATGTCATCTCTGTGAGTATGTGATGTATAtaagta contains:
- the Trmt10c gene encoding tRNA methyltransferase 10 homolog C — protein: MSVTVRFLRPFARCLVPYTFHRKRSHLYSGVLQRYMSSKVPSLSCHKDSASHPEQLELDAWKATMKSSIQEDGVSEVSDKDDDSLAATRELIEMWRLLGKEVPEHITEEQLKTLMECASKSAKRKYLRYLYGKEKAKKAKQIKKEIKAEAREEAKRARLLETTTEEQQDFMFLRLWDRQINIALGWKGAQAMQFGQPLVFDMAYDDYMKPSELQNTVSQLLESEGWNRRNVDPFHIYFCNLKIDSAYHRELVKRYREKWDKLLLTATEKSPVDLFPKDNIIYLTADSPNVMTTFKHDKIYIIGSFVDKNAQTGTSLAKAKRLNLATECLPLDKYLQWEIGNKNLTLDQMIRILLCLKNTGNWEEALKFVPRRKHTGYLEVSGQSRELVRKLKKTKTLNSFQKGSLNARTWKR